In Apium graveolens cultivar Ventura chromosome 10, ASM990537v1, whole genome shotgun sequence, the following are encoded in one genomic region:
- the LOC141691132 gene encoding uncharacterized protein LOC141691132, with protein sequence MEKYHVNHRITTTYHPQTNGQAEVSNQEIKCILEKVVSPSIKDWSLKLDEPVWAYKTAFKTPLGMSHFQLVYGKACYFPAKLEHKAYWALKKLNLDMEAAGEKMMLQLNELEEFRLQAYENNKVYKENVKRWHDRRKLARRMDAMHDLHSRFAADLTRALGTAFRATGVEVDWLVFGADSVYPPPDTPPEVGDFSDN encoded by the exons ATGGAGAAGTATCACGTGAATCATCGTATTaccacaacctaccatcctcaaactaatgggcaagctgaagtgtctaatcaGGAGATTAAATGTATCTTGGAGAAGGTTGTGAGTCCATCAAtaaaagattggtctttgaagttAGATGAACCAGTTTGGGCATATAAAACTGCATTCAAGACTCCTCTTGGTATGTCTCATTTCCAGTTGGTGTATGGGAAGGCATGTTATTTTCCTGCGAAGTTAGAGCATAAAGCATactgggctttgaagaagttaaatctTGACATGGAAGCTGCTGGAGAGAAAATGATGCTTCAACTAAATGAGCTCGAGGAGTTTCGACTACAggcttatgagaataacaaaGTGTACAAGGAAAATGTCAAAAGATGGCATGATAGGAG GAAATTGGCCAGACgcatggatgcgatgcatgactTGCACAGTCGTTTTGCTGCAGACTTGACACGGGCTTTGGGAACTGCTTTTCGAGCCACCGGTGTTGAGGTGGATTGGCTGGTGTTTGGTGCTGATTCTGTGTATCCAccacctgatactccacccgaAGTGGGTGATTTTTCTgataactag